The Planococcus versutus genome contains a region encoding:
- a CDS encoding sulfite exporter TauE/SafE family protein — MEIILFIVIIVGASTLQTSTGFGFSIIATPFLLLLFNVTDAIQINLILSLVISGVLIWNIHSDIDMDLLKRLIIGSVFGMPVGIVIFMVIDLVKLKFVISLIILLLTVLLILSFRMNQTNRKDTFFGGLSGSLTTSIGMPGPPLLLYFSGTNIQKEKLRGTTLAFYLFIYSISLLLQLYFSGTNKTVWISSGLAIPFVFAGLYWGQLLFKRIDQRTFRFVTYGILLFTGLFLLFDNLK, encoded by the coding sequence GTGGAAATTATTTTGTTTATTGTTATTATTGTAGGGGCTTCGACATTGCAGACGAGCACGGGATTTGGATTCTCGATAATAGCGACGCCTTTTCTTTTGCTGCTATTTAATGTTACTGATGCCATTCAAATCAATTTAATTCTTTCGCTCGTTATTTCAGGCGTGTTAATTTGGAACATTCACTCTGACATTGATATGGACCTCTTAAAAAGGCTGATTATAGGGAGCGTCTTTGGTATGCCAGTCGGAATTGTTATTTTTATGGTGATTGATTTGGTGAAATTAAAGTTCGTCATCAGTCTCATTATTTTATTGCTGACGGTGCTGTTGATTTTATCTTTCCGGATGAACCAAACAAATAGAAAAGACACATTTTTTGGTGGATTATCTGGAAGTTTGACGACAAGCATTGGTATGCCAGGACCACCCCTTTTGCTGTATTTTTCGGGAACGAACATACAAAAAGAGAAATTGCGGGGAACAACGCTCGCTTTTTATCTGTTTATCTATTCGATTAGTCTCTTACTGCAACTTTATTTTTCTGGTACAAACAAAACGGTTTGGATTTCAAGTGGCTTGGCCATACCATTTGTGTTCGCTGGGTTGTATTGGGGGCAGCTTTTGTTCAAGCGGATTGATCAACGTACATTTCGTTTTGTAACTTATGGAATTTTACTGTTTACAGGATTGTTTTTGCTGTTTGATAATTTAAAATAA